In Streptomyces canus, one DNA window encodes the following:
- a CDS encoding NCS1 family nucleobase:cation symporter-1, giving the protein MTETVPTGSPISQSAGGRVELAPEAFPTDSPFANEDLRPVPVSERKWTTYNFAALWISMAHCIPSWTLASGLVALGMDWKQAVFTIALANIIVLLPMLATGHAGPKYGIPFPVLARASFGLRGANIPALIRAAVACGWFGIQTWIGGSGIFALGSKLTGGHWENAGQIAGNPWPLWLCFLLFWALQIAIIYRGMDFLRHFENWAAPFVIAGAIVLLIWIAVKADGFGALLDQPSKLGWGPDFWPVFFPSLMGMIGFWATLSLNIPDFTRFGASQKAQTWGQSLGLPTTMTLFAVLAVLVTSGSEVVYGEAIWDPVALAAKADNAFGLLFALIVVLVATISVNIAANVVSPAYDLSNLAPKFINFRTGALITGVVGILIFPWKLISTPEFYIFTWLGVVGGLLGTVAGILIADYWIVRRTVLHLADLYTPGGRYWYTNGWNWRAIVAFVVGGLLAVGGSYSGVGADGKKTGPFPTDGLIPFLKPLADYGWAVGLSASLLLYIALMLPKGREQEGIAA; this is encoded by the coding sequence ATGACCGAAACAGTCCCCACGGGGTCCCCGATATCGCAGTCGGCCGGTGGCCGCGTCGAGCTCGCCCCCGAGGCCTTCCCCACCGACAGCCCCTTCGCCAACGAGGACCTGCGTCCCGTACCGGTCTCCGAGCGCAAGTGGACGACGTACAACTTCGCGGCCCTGTGGATCTCCATGGCGCACTGCATCCCCAGCTGGACCCTGGCCTCCGGCCTGGTGGCGCTCGGCATGGACTGGAAGCAGGCCGTGTTCACCATCGCCCTGGCCAACATCATCGTGCTGCTGCCGATGCTGGCCACCGGGCACGCCGGACCCAAGTACGGCATCCCCTTCCCGGTCCTCGCCCGCGCCTCCTTCGGGCTGCGCGGCGCCAACATCCCGGCCCTGATCCGGGCGGCCGTGGCCTGCGGCTGGTTCGGCATCCAGACCTGGATCGGCGGCAGCGGCATCTTCGCGCTGGGCTCCAAGCTCACCGGCGGCCACTGGGAGAACGCGGGCCAGATCGCGGGCAACCCCTGGCCCCTGTGGCTCTGCTTCCTGCTGTTCTGGGCGCTCCAGATCGCGATCATCTACCGCGGCATGGACTTCCTGCGCCACTTCGAGAACTGGGCCGCGCCCTTCGTGATCGCCGGGGCGATCGTGCTGCTCATCTGGATTGCGGTCAAGGCGGACGGCTTCGGCGCGCTGCTCGACCAGCCGTCGAAGCTGGGCTGGGGCCCCGACTTCTGGCCGGTCTTCTTCCCGTCCCTGATGGGAATGATCGGCTTTTGGGCGACTTTGTCCCTGAACATTCCTGACTTCACTCGCTTCGGTGCCAGTCAGAAGGCGCAGACCTGGGGCCAGTCCCTGGGGCTGCCGACCACGATGACCCTCTTCGCGGTCCTCGCCGTGCTGGTCACCTCCGGCTCCGAGGTCGTCTACGGCGAGGCCATCTGGGACCCGGTCGCGCTGGCGGCCAAGGCGGACAACGCCTTCGGGCTGCTCTTCGCGCTGATCGTCGTGCTGGTCGCCACCATCTCCGTGAACATCGCGGCGAACGTGGTCTCACCGGCGTACGACCTGTCCAACCTGGCCCCGAAGTTCATCAACTTCCGCACCGGTGCGCTGATCACGGGTGTCGTGGGCATCCTGATCTTCCCGTGGAAGCTGATCTCCACGCCGGAGTTCTACATCTTCACCTGGCTCGGCGTGGTCGGCGGTCTGCTCGGCACGGTCGCGGGCATCCTCATCGCCGACTACTGGATCGTCCGGCGTACGGTCCTGCACCTCGCGGACCTCTACACGCCCGGCGGCCGCTACTGGTACACCAACGGCTGGAACTGGCGGGCCATCGTCGCCTTCGTGGTGGGCGGTCTGCTCGCGGTGGGCGGCTCGTACTCGGGGGTGGGCGCGGACGGCAAGAAGACGGGGCCATTCCCGACCGACGGTCTGATCCCGTTCCTCAAGCCACTGGCCGACTACGGCTGGGCGGTGGGCCTGAGCGCGTCCCTGCTGCTGTACATCGCGCTGATGCTGCCGAAGGGCAGGGAGCAGGAGGGCATCGCGGCCTGA
- a CDS encoding TIGR03842 family LLM class F420-dependent oxidoreductase, which translates to MDFGLVLQTDPPASKVISLMKRAERNGFTYGWTFDSAVLWQEPFVIYSQILSNTTKLKVGPMVTNPGTRTWEVTASTFATLNDMFGNRTVCGIGRGDSAMRVAGRKPNTLARISEAMKVIRALGRGDEADLGGTVIRFPWIKPGAELPVWMAAYGPKALKMTGEEADGFILQLADLYLTEYMVKAVKDAAVAAGRSADEVKICVAAPAYVTENDSPEALAHAREQCRWFGGMVGNHVADLVSKYGEHSAAVPDELTDYIKSREGYDYSHHGRADNPDTAFVPDEIVDRFCLIGPVEKHIEKLNALRELGVDQFAVYDMHDAQEATIDAYGSTVIPALNA; encoded by the coding sequence ATGGACTTCGGACTCGTCCTGCAGACGGATCCGCCCGCCTCGAAGGTCATCAGCCTGATGAAGCGGGCCGAACGCAACGGCTTCACCTACGGGTGGACCTTCGACTCCGCCGTGCTCTGGCAGGAGCCGTTCGTGATCTACAGTCAGATCCTTTCGAACACAACGAAGTTGAAGGTCGGCCCGATGGTCACCAACCCGGGCACCCGTACCTGGGAGGTGACCGCCTCCACCTTCGCCACCCTCAACGACATGTTCGGCAACCGCACGGTCTGCGGTATCGGCCGCGGCGACTCCGCGATGCGTGTCGCGGGCCGCAAGCCCAACACGCTGGCCCGCATCAGCGAGGCCATGAAGGTCATCCGGGCGCTCGGCCGGGGCGACGAGGCCGACCTCGGCGGCACGGTCATCAGGTTCCCGTGGATCAAGCCGGGAGCCGAACTCCCCGTATGGATGGCGGCGTACGGCCCCAAGGCGCTGAAGATGACCGGCGAGGAGGCTGACGGGTTCATTCTCCAGCTGGCCGACCTGTACCTGACCGAGTACATGGTGAAGGCGGTCAAGGACGCGGCCGTCGCCGCCGGCCGCTCGGCGGACGAGGTCAAGATCTGCGTGGCCGCCCCCGCCTACGTCACCGAGAACGACTCCCCCGAGGCACTCGCCCACGCGCGCGAGCAGTGCCGCTGGTTCGGCGGGATGGTCGGCAACCACGTCGCCGACCTGGTCTCCAAGTACGGCGAGCACTCGGCCGCCGTACCCGACGAGCTGACGGATTACATCAAGTCGCGTGAGGGGTACGACTACTCGCACCACGGGCGGGCCGACAACCCGGACACCGCGTTCGTGCCCGACGAGATCGTCGACCGGTTCTGCCTCATCGGACCGGTCGAGAAGCACATCGAGAAGCTGAACGCGCTGCGCGAGCTGGGCGTCGACCAGTTCGCCGTCTACGACATGCACGACGCCCAGGAGGCGACCATCGACGCGTACGGCTCGACGGTCATCCCCGCCCTCAACGCCTGA
- the hydA gene encoding dihydropyrimidinase, with amino-acid sequence MSSRTVIRGGLVITASDEIHADVLIEDGRIAALAASGTSAAESFTADRTIDATGKYVIPGGVDAHTHMELPFGGTFASDTFETGTRAAAWGGTTTIVDFAVQSVGHSLREGLDAWHAKAEGNCAIDYGFHMIVSDVNQDTLKEMDLLVGEGVTSFKQFMAYPGVFYSDDGQILRAMQRSAENGGLIMMHAENGIAIDVLVEQALARGETDPRYHGEVRKALLEAEATHRAIKLAQVAGAPLYVVHVSAMEAVAELARARDEGLNVFGETCPQYLFLSTDNLAEPDFEGSKYVCSTPLRPKEHQAKLWQGLRTNDLQVVSTDHCPFCFVGQKELGRGDFSKIPNGLPGVENRMDLLHQAVVDGHISRRRWIEIACATPARMFGMYPKKGTIAPGADADVVIYDPHAEQIVSAETHHMNVDYSAYEGKRLTGRVETVFSRGQLVITEREYTGHAGHGTYTPRSTCQYLN; translated from the coding sequence ATGAGCAGCCGTACCGTCATCCGCGGTGGCCTCGTCATCACCGCGTCCGACGAGATCCACGCCGACGTGCTGATCGAGGACGGCCGCATCGCCGCCCTCGCCGCCTCGGGCACCTCGGCAGCCGAGTCGTTCACAGCCGACCGGACCATCGACGCCACCGGGAAGTACGTCATCCCCGGTGGCGTCGACGCCCACACCCACATGGAGCTGCCGTTCGGCGGCACCTTCGCCTCCGACACCTTCGAGACCGGCACCCGGGCCGCCGCCTGGGGCGGTACGACCACGATCGTCGATTTCGCGGTGCAGAGCGTCGGCCACTCGCTGCGCGAGGGTCTGGACGCCTGGCATGCCAAGGCCGAAGGCAACTGTGCCATCGACTACGGCTTCCACATGATCGTCTCCGATGTGAACCAGGACACGCTCAAGGAGATGGACCTGCTGGTGGGGGAGGGGGTCACCTCCTTCAAGCAGTTCATGGCCTACCCCGGCGTCTTCTACTCCGACGACGGCCAGATCCTGCGCGCCATGCAGCGCTCCGCCGAGAACGGCGGCCTGATCATGATGCACGCCGAGAACGGCATCGCGATCGACGTGCTGGTCGAGCAGGCGCTGGCGCGCGGCGAGACCGACCCCCGCTACCACGGCGAGGTACGCAAGGCCCTCCTCGAGGCCGAGGCCACCCACCGCGCCATCAAGCTCGCGCAGGTCGCCGGCGCTCCCCTCTACGTCGTGCACGTCTCGGCCATGGAGGCGGTGGCCGAACTGGCACGCGCGCGCGACGAGGGGCTCAACGTCTTCGGCGAGACCTGCCCGCAGTATCTGTTCCTGTCGACGGACAACCTCGCGGAGCCGGACTTCGAGGGCTCCAAGTACGTGTGCTCAACTCCCCTGAGGCCGAAGGAACACCAGGCCAAGCTCTGGCAGGGGCTGCGCACCAACGACCTCCAGGTCGTCTCCACCGACCACTGCCCCTTCTGCTTCGTGGGCCAGAAGGAACTCGGCCGCGGCGACTTCTCGAAGATCCCCAATGGCCTGCCCGGCGTCGAGAACCGCATGGACCTGCTCCACCAGGCCGTCGTGGACGGACACATCTCGCGCCGCCGCTGGATCGAGATCGCCTGCGCCACCCCGGCCCGGATGTTCGGCATGTACCCGAAGAAGGGGACCATCGCCCCGGGCGCCGACGCCGACGTCGTCATCTACGACCCGCACGCCGAGCAGATCGTCTCCGCCGAGACCCACCACATGAACGTCGACTACTCGGCGTACGAAGGAAAGCGCCTCACGGGCCGCGTCGAGACGGTCTTCTCGCGCGGCCAACTCGTCATCACCGAGCGGGAGTACACCGGGCACGCCGGGCACGGCACCTACACCCCCCGCTCCACCTGTCAGTACCTCAACTAG
- a CDS encoding nitrilase-related carbon-nitrogen hydrolase: protein MSRVIRAALFQTAWTGDKESMIQVHEQAARDAAAQGAQVLCFQELFYGPYFCQVQDKAFYEYAEQIPDGPIVKRFQALAKELGIVLILPMYEEEQPGVLYNTAAVIDADGSYLGKYRKHHIPQVPGFWEKFYFRPGNLGWPIFDTKVGRIGVYICYDRHFPEGWRALGLAGAEIVFNPSATSRGLSAYLWQLEQPAAAVANEYFVGAINRVGVEELGDNDFYGTTYFVDPEAQFVGEVASDKETELVVRDLDMAKLREVRDRWQFYRDRRPDAYPPLTAP from the coding sequence ATGAGCAGAGTGATTCGTGCCGCCCTCTTCCAGACCGCGTGGACGGGCGACAAGGAGTCGATGATCCAGGTACACGAGCAGGCGGCCCGGGACGCGGCCGCGCAGGGTGCTCAGGTCCTGTGCTTCCAGGAGCTGTTCTACGGACCGTACTTCTGCCAGGTCCAGGACAAGGCGTTCTACGAGTACGCCGAGCAGATTCCGGACGGCCCGATCGTCAAGCGATTCCAGGCGCTGGCCAAGGAGCTGGGCATCGTCCTCATCCTGCCGATGTACGAGGAGGAGCAGCCCGGCGTCCTCTACAACACCGCCGCCGTGATCGATGCGGACGGCTCGTACCTCGGCAAGTACCGCAAGCACCACATCCCCCAAGTGCCGGGATTCTGGGAGAAGTTCTACTTCCGCCCCGGCAACCTCGGCTGGCCGATCTTCGACACCAAGGTCGGGAGGATCGGTGTGTACATCTGCTACGACCGCCACTTCCCCGAGGGCTGGCGGGCGTTGGGCCTGGCAGGCGCCGAGATCGTCTTCAACCCGTCGGCCACCTCGCGCGGTCTGTCCGCCTACCTGTGGCAGCTGGAGCAGCCGGCCGCGGCCGTCGCCAACGAGTACTTCGTCGGCGCCATCAACCGGGTGGGCGTCGAGGAGCTGGGCGACAACGACTTCTACGGAACGACGTACTTCGTCGACCCCGAGGCCCAGTTCGTCGGCGAGGTGGCGAGCGACAAGGAGACCGAACTGGTCGTCCGGGACCTGGACATGGCCAAGCTGCGGGAAGTCCGCGACCGCTGGCAGTTCTATCGCGACCGCCGTCCGGACGCATACCCCCCGCTGACCGCACCCTGA
- a CDS encoding PucR family transcriptional regulator, which yields MSTTLEPLESLAPTLSVRQVLMLERVLAGEPEVVAGASQLDRAVRWVHVAEAADVGVMLSGGEMVLTTGVLLAGDDDKQAEYIRSLHRAEAAAVVLGLGRAFPAPPDVMRRAAERCGLPMVVLHRPFPFAELTEEVQARLVRRKFAAVSMSEAVRTALTGLITAGAPLQRMLDEIAHHSGCPVVVTNLAHRVLATGGERSAVEDVLRDWERIARQAGGSEGDGWIRAELGGRGERWGQIMLCGYRGDTATGRLLADRAAEALVLHRMLGGTSAHTWEEQSAQSLLTDLVSGVVPARQLLPRARAAGLPVNRRTFVPLVVRDGDPAELDRVLRLLGLPGIVAELADGATAVLLSLARDQDATVLTANFAARLSRTVVAAADPRTAWDDVPAGMREARHVADAVASGVLDLPPVVRLKDVHLRGLIRLLRDDPHVQSFAERELDGLLCGAGEDLLAVLRTYLATGRNKSRTAQLHHVSRPALYRRLEAIQGRLGVDLDDFEQAASVHIALLAHDAQQS from the coding sequence ATGAGCACCACCTTGGAGCCCCTGGAGTCCTTGGCGCCGACCCTGTCGGTCCGCCAGGTCCTCATGCTGGAACGGGTCCTGGCCGGGGAGCCCGAGGTGGTGGCCGGTGCGAGCCAGCTCGACCGGGCCGTGCGCTGGGTGCACGTGGCGGAGGCCGCCGACGTCGGCGTGATGCTCAGCGGCGGCGAGATGGTCCTCACCACCGGAGTGCTGCTCGCCGGGGACGACGACAAGCAGGCCGAGTACATCCGGTCCCTGCACCGCGCGGAGGCCGCGGCCGTCGTCCTCGGCCTCGGCCGCGCCTTTCCGGCCCCGCCGGACGTGATGCGGCGGGCCGCCGAGCGGTGCGGGCTGCCCATGGTCGTCCTCCACCGGCCCTTCCCCTTCGCGGAGTTGACGGAGGAGGTCCAAGCCCGGCTCGTACGGCGGAAGTTCGCCGCCGTCAGCATGTCCGAGGCCGTGCGCACGGCCCTCACCGGACTCATCACCGCGGGCGCCCCGCTCCAGCGGATGCTGGACGAGATCGCCCACCACAGCGGCTGTCCCGTCGTCGTCACCAACCTCGCCCATCGCGTCCTCGCCACCGGGGGGGAGCGCTCCGCGGTGGAGGACGTGCTGCGCGACTGGGAACGCATCGCCCGCCAGGCCGGCGGCAGCGAGGGCGACGGCTGGATCCGCGCCGAACTGGGCGGGCGCGGGGAGCGCTGGGGTCAGATCATGCTGTGCGGCTACCGGGGCGACACCGCCACCGGACGGCTGCTCGCCGACCGCGCCGCCGAGGCCCTCGTCCTGCACCGCATGCTGGGCGGCACCTCCGCCCACACCTGGGAGGAGCAGTCCGCGCAGAGCCTGCTGACCGACCTGGTCAGCGGGGTCGTACCGGCGAGGCAGCTACTGCCCCGCGCACGGGCGGCCGGACTGCCCGTCAACCGGCGCACCTTCGTGCCGCTGGTCGTGCGGGACGGCGATCCAGCCGAACTCGACCGGGTACTAAGGCTGTTGGGCCTGCCCGGGATCGTCGCCGAGCTCGCCGACGGGGCCACCGCCGTGCTGCTCAGCCTGGCCCGGGACCAGGACGCCACGGTGCTCACGGCGAACTTCGCGGCCCGGCTGTCGCGGACGGTCGTGGCGGCAGCGGATCCCAGGACCGCCTGGGACGACGTTCCCGCCGGTATGCGTGAGGCCCGGCACGTCGCGGACGCGGTCGCCTCGGGGGTCCTCGACCTCCCGCCCGTCGTCCGCCTCAAGGACGTTCATCTGCGCGGTCTGATCCGGCTGTTGCGCGATGACCCGCACGTCCAGTCCTTCGCCGAACGCGAGCTGGACGGGCTGCTGTGCGGGGCGGGAGAGGATCTGCTGGCGGTGCTGCGCACCTATCTCGCCACCGGCCGCAACAAGTCCCGCACCGCCCAGCTCCACCACGTCTCCCGCCCCGCGCTCTACCGGCGGCTGGAAGCGATACAGGGCCGCCTCGGGGTCGACCTCGACGACTTCGAACAGGCGGCCTCGGTGCACATCGCGCTTCTCGCACACGACGCGCAACAGAGCTGA
- a CDS encoding aspartate aminotransferase family protein: MTEDLLGRHRAVLPDWLALYYEDPLEITHGEGRHVWDAEGNKYLDFFGGILTTMTAHALPEIAKAVTEQAGRIIHSSTLYLNRPMVELAERIAQLSGIPDARVFFTTSGTEANDTALMLATTYRRSNTILAMRNSYHGRSFSAVGITGNRGWSPTSLSPLQTLYVHGGVRTRGPYASLGDDDFIEACVDDLKDLLGHTRPPAALIAEPIQGVGGFTSPPDGLYAAFREVLDEHGILWIADEVQTGWGRTGDHFWGWQAHDGSGPPDILTFAKGIGNGMSIGGVVARAEIMNCLDSNSISTFGGTQITMAAGLANLTYLLEHDLQGNARRVGGLLIERLRAVAAQVPGVREVRGRGLMLGVELVKPGTDEADPQAASAVLEAARAEGLLLGKGGGHNTSALRIAPPLSLTVAEAEEGATILEHALRSTIQ; the protein is encoded by the coding sequence GTGACCGAGGACCTGCTGGGACGGCACCGTGCCGTCCTGCCCGACTGGCTCGCCCTCTACTACGAGGACCCGCTGGAGATCACCCACGGCGAGGGCCGGCACGTGTGGGACGCCGAGGGCAACAAGTACCTCGACTTCTTCGGCGGCATCCTGACCACGATGACCGCGCACGCCCTGCCCGAGATCGCCAAGGCGGTGACCGAACAGGCCGGGCGGATCATCCACTCGTCGACCCTGTACCTCAACCGGCCGATGGTCGAACTCGCCGAGCGCATCGCCCAGTTGTCCGGAATCCCGGACGCCCGGGTCTTCTTCACCACCTCCGGCACCGAGGCCAACGACACCGCCCTGATGCTCGCCACCACCTACCGGCGCAGCAACACGATCCTGGCGATGCGCAACAGCTACCACGGCCGCTCCTTCAGCGCGGTCGGCATCACCGGCAACCGCGGCTGGTCACCCACCTCGCTGTCCCCGCTCCAGACGCTGTACGTCCACGGAGGCGTGCGCACCCGCGGCCCGTACGCCTCCCTCGGCGACGACGACTTCATCGAGGCCTGCGTCGACGACCTCAAGGACCTGCTCGGTCACACCCGCCCGCCCGCCGCCCTGATCGCCGAGCCGATCCAGGGCGTCGGCGGCTTCACCTCCCCGCCCGACGGCCTCTACGCGGCCTTCCGCGAGGTGCTCGACGAGCACGGCATCCTGTGGATCGCCGACGAGGTGCAGACCGGCTGGGGCCGCACCGGCGACCACTTCTGGGGCTGGCAGGCGCACGATGGGTCGGGTCCGCCGGACATCCTCACCTTCGCCAAGGGCATCGGCAACGGCATGTCCATCGGCGGGGTGGTGGCCCGCGCCGAGATCATGAACTGCCTGGACTCCAACAGCATTTCGACGTTCGGCGGCACCCAGATCACCATGGCGGCCGGCCTCGCGAACCTGACGTATCTCCTGGAACACGACCTGCAGGGCAACGCCCGGCGCGTCGGTGGGCTGCTGATCGAGCGGCTGCGGGCCGTCGCGGCGCAGGTTCCGGGCGTACGGGAGGTGCGTGGCCGTGGGCTCATGCTCGGCGTCGAGCTGGTGAAGCCCGGCACGGACGAGGCCGATCCGCAGGCCGCGTCCGCCGTGCTCGAGGCGGCCCGCGCCGAGGGGCTGCTCCTCGGCAAGGGCGGCGGGCACAACACCAGCGCGCTGCGGATCGCCCCGCCCCTGTCCCTGACCGTCGCGGAGGCCGAAGAGGGCGCCACGATCCTCGAACACGCTCTGAGGAGCACCATCCAGTAG
- a CDS encoding nitrilase-related carbon-nitrogen hydrolase: protein MANVVRAALVQATWTGDTESMVAKHEEHAREAARQGAKIIGFQEVFNAPYFCQVQEPEHYRWAEPVPDGPTTSRMQELARETGMVIVVPVFEVEQSGFYYNTAVVIDADGSVLGKYRKHHIPQVKGFWEKYYFKPGNLGWPVFDTAVGKVGVYICYDRHFPEGWRQLGLNGAQLVYNPSATHRGLSSHLWRLEQPAAAVANEYFVAAINRVGVEEYGDNDFYGTSYFVDPRGQFVGDTASDKEEELLVRDLDFDLVEEVRQQWAFYRDRRPDAYEGLVQP from the coding sequence ATGGCCAACGTCGTACGTGCCGCTCTGGTCCAGGCCACCTGGACCGGCGACACCGAGTCCATGGTGGCGAAACACGAGGAGCACGCCCGCGAGGCGGCCCGACAGGGCGCGAAGATCATCGGGTTCCAGGAAGTGTTCAACGCCCCCTACTTCTGCCAGGTCCAGGAACCGGAGCACTACCGCTGGGCCGAGCCGGTGCCCGACGGCCCCACCACGAGTCGTATGCAGGAACTCGCCCGCGAGACCGGCATGGTGATCGTCGTGCCGGTGTTCGAGGTCGAGCAGTCCGGCTTCTACTACAACACCGCGGTCGTGATCGACGCCGACGGCAGCGTCCTCGGCAAGTACCGCAAGCACCACATCCCGCAGGTCAAGGGCTTCTGGGAGAAGTACTACTTCAAGCCGGGCAACCTCGGCTGGCCGGTCTTCGACACCGCGGTGGGCAAGGTCGGCGTCTACATCTGCTACGACCGCCACTTCCCGGAGGGCTGGCGCCAGCTGGGCCTGAACGGCGCCCAGCTCGTCTACAACCCCTCCGCCACGCACCGGGGACTCTCCTCCCACCTGTGGCGCCTGGAGCAGCCCGCAGCCGCCGTCGCCAACGAGTACTTCGTTGCCGCGATCAACCGGGTCGGCGTCGAGGAGTACGGCGACAACGACTTCTACGGGACGTCGTACTTCGTCGACCCGCGCGGTCAGTTCGTCGGGGACACGGCGAGCGACAAGGAGGAGGAACTGCTCGTCCGCGACCTGGACTTCGACCTCGTCGAAGAAGTGCGGCAGCAGTGGGCGTTCTACCGCGACCGCCGCCCCGACGCCTACGAAGGGCTGGTGCAGCCGTGA
- a CDS encoding helix-turn-helix domain-containing protein has protein sequence MVRTPLTPEEHERGERLGRLLREARGGRSMAEVAASAGISPETLRKIETGRAPTPAFFTVAALARALGLSMDELAGLCELAGV, from the coding sequence ATGGTGCGCACCCCTCTCACTCCCGAAGAACACGAACGCGGCGAGCGGCTCGGCCGGCTGCTGCGCGAAGCCCGTGGCGGCCGCAGTATGGCGGAGGTCGCGGCGAGTGCCGGGATCTCCCCGGAGACGCTCCGGAAGATCGAGACCGGGCGGGCTCCCACCCCCGCGTTCTTCACGGTGGCCGCGCTTGCCCGGGCCCTCGGGCTCTCCATGGACGAGCTGGCCGGACTGTGCGAGTTGGCGGGCGTGTGA
- the map gene encoding type I methionyl aminopeptidase, with protein sequence MVELKTDTSIEAMYEAGQVVGRALTAVQKAADVGVSLLELDEVARGVLREAGASSPFLGYRPSFATTPFPAVICASVNDAIVHGIPTGYRLRDGDLVSIDCGAQLGGWAGDSAISFTVGRPRPADVRLIEAAEQALAAGIAAAVVGNRMGDIAHAIGTVCRGGGYGIMDDFGGHGIGRRMHEDPPVPNEGRPGRGLALRHGMVLAIEPMLIAGGTDEYHAAPDGWTLKTNDGSRAAHTEHTVAITDAGPRVLTAR encoded by the coding sequence ATGGTGGAGCTGAAGACAGACACATCGATCGAGGCCATGTACGAGGCGGGACAGGTGGTCGGGCGCGCCCTGACCGCCGTACAGAAGGCCGCTGACGTGGGCGTTTCCCTGTTGGAACTGGACGAGGTGGCACGTGGGGTGCTGCGGGAGGCCGGGGCGTCCTCGCCCTTCCTCGGTTATCGCCCCTCCTTCGCCACCACCCCCTTCCCCGCCGTCATCTGCGCCTCCGTGAACGACGCGATCGTGCACGGCATCCCCACCGGCTACCGGCTGCGCGACGGCGACCTCGTCTCGATCGACTGCGGTGCCCAACTCGGCGGCTGGGCCGGTGATTCGGCGATCAGTTTCACGGTCGGCAGGCCGCGCCCCGCCGACGTCCGACTGATCGAGGCCGCGGAACAGGCGCTGGCGGCCGGGATCGCTGCGGCGGTCGTGGGCAACCGCATGGGCGACATCGCGCATGCGATCGGCACGGTGTGCCGGGGCGGCGGCTACGGCATCATGGACGACTTCGGCGGGCACGGCATCGGCCGCCGTATGCACGAGGACCCGCCCGTGCCGAACGAAGGGCGCCCGGGACGGGGCCTCGCCCTGCGACACGGCATGGTGCTCGCGATCGAGCCGATGCTCATCGCCGGCGGCACGGACGAGTACCACGCCGCGCCGGACGGCTGGACGCTGAAGACCAACGACGGTTCGCGTGCCGCACACACCGAGCACACCGTGGCGATCACGGACGCGGGCCCCCGCGTCCTGACGGCGCGCTGA